The following coding sequences lie in one Maylandia zebra isolate NMK-2024a linkage group LG14, Mzebra_GT3a, whole genome shotgun sequence genomic window:
- the LOC112435917 gene encoding uncharacterized protein LOC112435917 produces the protein MTSTNFSREMHLFSLFIDEVLDQRYAELVSPITAPQMVVINLRNRELSSSQLDSMSHLVLTLYHNLVTGSKDFPYIPFKGLFHRDQVTTPFVHVRQSQRENTTPSPPTDSPAGMMLPPAGSSSHPRFLTPVLPEKADLAVLKADRRNRVGTLTVDGLLVTRVISTVYRTEDTEMTNRWRITDYSADGRVLTSVLCRFLNMSAKRAKRKAPEEESSIRSPSPARKRLRL, from the exons ATGACTTCTACAAACTTCAGTCGCGAGATGCACCTGTTCTCCCTTTTTATTGACGAGGTGTTAGATCAACGCTATG CTGAGCTGGTGAGTCCAATCACTGCTCCTCAGATGGTCGTCATTAACTTGAGGAACCGTGAACTGAGCAGCAGCCAACTGGACTCCATGTCCCACCTGGTCCTCACTCTTTACCATAACCTGGTGACGGGGTCCAAGGACTTTCCTTACATACCTTTTAAAGGATTGTTCCATCGGGACCAGGTGACGACACCATTTGTCCATGTGaggcagagccagagagagaacACCACTCCTTCTCCTCCTACGGACTCACCAGCTGGCATGATGCTGCCGCCTGCGGGCTCCAGCTCTCATCCACGCTTCCTGACTCCAGTTCTTCCAGAGAAAGCGGATCTTGCTGTGCTGAAGGCAGATCGGAGGAACCGTGTCGGCACCTTGACTGTCGACGGCCTCCTCGTCACCAGAGTCATCTCCACTGTTTACCGAACAGAGGACACTGAGATGACGAACCGCTGGAGAATAACAGACTACAGCGCGGACGGCAGAGTTCTCACTTCGGTGCTCTGCCGTTTTCTAAATATGTCGGCAAAGCGTGCTAAGAGGAAGGCTCCGGAGGAAGAGAGCAGCATCCGGAGCCCGAGTCCAGCAAGGAAGCGCTTGAGATTATAA